Proteins encoded in a region of the Agromyces protaetiae genome:
- a CDS encoding carbohydrate ABC transporter permease — translation MAVTTSARAGRRAERTGSGTPRRGGRALAAFRFGLLIVGAFLALVPFYYMIIGALQAERDTSFLGLLPLPGNLTLNNFAEVNDSIDLLGSLLNSFIMTAGVVGCTLVFGLLVGYALSVLSFRGQGLVFALVLLVQAIPFQLLMIPLYVMVVRYFNLADNYIGMILPFAINSVAVLIFRQYFLQIPRDVFDAARIDGASELRILVSIAVPLVRPAVLTAMLVTFIGPWNEFLWPFLVTKNASMQPLAVSLANFSQSNGNFLDNPMGAVLAGACVLAVPAVVLFLLFQRHFTSANLGSAIKG, via the coding sequence ATGGCCGTCACCACCTCCGCGCGGGCAGGCCGCCGCGCCGAGCGAACCGGATCGGGTACGCCGCGCCGGGGCGGCCGCGCGCTCGCCGCGTTCCGTTTCGGGCTGTTGATCGTCGGAGCGTTCCTCGCGCTCGTGCCGTTCTATTACATGATCATCGGCGCGCTGCAGGCCGAGCGCGACACCAGCTTCCTCGGCCTGCTGCCGCTACCGGGCAACCTCACGCTGAACAACTTCGCCGAGGTCAACGACTCGATCGACCTGCTCGGCTCACTGCTGAACTCGTTCATCATGACCGCGGGGGTCGTGGGCTGCACGCTCGTGTTCGGGCTGCTCGTCGGGTACGCGCTGTCGGTCCTGTCGTTCCGCGGCCAAGGACTCGTGTTCGCCCTCGTGCTGCTCGTCCAGGCGATCCCGTTCCAGCTGCTGATGATCCCGCTGTACGTCATGGTCGTCCGGTACTTCAACCTCGCGGACAACTACATCGGCATGATCCTCCCGTTCGCCATCAACTCGGTCGCGGTCCTGATCTTCCGCCAGTACTTCCTGCAGATCCCGCGCGACGTGTTCGATGCCGCGCGCATCGACGGCGCGAGCGAACTGCGCATCCTCGTCTCGATCGCAGTGCCGCTCGTGCGCCCGGCGGTGCTCACCGCCATGCTCGTCACCTTCATCGGCCCATGGAACGAGTTCCTGTGGCCGTTCCTCGTGACGAAGAACGCGTCAATGCAGCCGCTCGCGGTGAGCCTGGCCAACTTCTCGCAGTCGAACGGCAACTTCCTGGACAACCCGATGGGCGCCGTCCTCGCCGGGGCCTGCGTACTCGCGGTCCCTGCGGTCGTGCTGTTCCTGCTCTTCCAGCGGCACTTCACCTCCGCGAACCTCGGCTCAGCCATCAAGGGCTGA
- a CDS encoding glycoside hydrolase family 130 protein: MTQAHPAVPRTAVPYTLRRLGTIMSAEPGNPLEAEGVLNPGTAWGPDGELYLYPRIVAAGNVSRIARARVVVEEGVPVAVERLDVVLAPDEGWEYGRQNAGVEDPRITFVEPLGVHVMTYVAYGPLGPKPALAVSRDTVDWRRLGPIRFAYQPELDLDLNLFPNKDIVFFPEAVPGPDGRPTLALLHRPMWDLDWLRPGEGARTPAGIDDDRPSIWIGYVDLEAATRDLSALTLVERSEMIAAPEMAYEEAKIGGGPAPLRVPEGWLIVHHGVSGAKPKGFELAHGSRYTAGAMLLAVDDPRRVLARTPEPLLVPETENELQGTLGNVVFPTAIEEIAGRHFVFYGMADSSIGVAELARHDR, translated from the coding sequence ATGACCCAGGCACACCCCGCTGTTCCCCGCACCGCCGTCCCGTACACTCTGCGCCGCCTCGGGACGATCATGTCGGCCGAACCCGGCAACCCGCTCGAGGCCGAGGGCGTGCTCAACCCCGGGACGGCGTGGGGACCCGACGGCGAGTTGTACCTCTACCCGCGCATCGTCGCGGCAGGCAACGTCTCGCGCATCGCGCGGGCGCGGGTCGTCGTCGAAGAGGGCGTCCCGGTCGCGGTCGAGCGACTCGACGTCGTGCTCGCACCGGACGAGGGCTGGGAGTACGGGCGTCAGAACGCGGGGGTCGAGGACCCGCGGATCACCTTCGTCGAACCGCTCGGCGTCCATGTCATGACCTACGTCGCGTACGGCCCACTCGGGCCCAAGCCGGCACTCGCGGTCTCGCGCGACACGGTGGACTGGCGTCGCCTGGGCCCGATCCGGTTCGCGTACCAGCCGGAGCTCGATCTCGACCTGAACCTGTTCCCCAACAAGGACATCGTGTTCTTCCCCGAGGCCGTGCCGGGGCCCGACGGCCGGCCGACGCTCGCGCTCCTGCACCGTCCGATGTGGGATCTCGACTGGTTGCGTCCGGGTGAGGGTGCGCGCACGCCCGCCGGCATCGACGACGACCGGCCCTCGATCTGGATCGGCTACGTGGACCTCGAGGCGGCGACGCGCGACCTGTCGGCTCTGACCCTCGTCGAGCGTTCCGAGATGATCGCGGCCCCCGAGATGGCCTACGAGGAGGCGAAGATCGGCGGCGGTCCTGCGCCGCTCCGAGTGCCCGAGGGCTGGCTCATCGTCCATCACGGGGTATCCGGCGCGAAGCCGAAGGGCTTCGAGCTCGCCCACGGCAGCCGGTACACCGCCGGAGCGATGCTCCTGGCTGTGGACGATCCGCGCCGGGTGCTCGCGCGCACACCCGAGCCGCTGCTCGTGCCCGAGACCGAGAACGAGCTGCAGGGCACGCTCGGCAACGTGGTGTTCCCGACCGCGATCGAGGAGATCGCCGGCCGTCACTTCGTCTTCTACGGTATGGCCGACTCCTCGATCGGCGTCGCCGAGCTCGCCCGTCACGACCGCTGA
- a CDS encoding carbohydrate ABC transporter permease, with translation MTSLLDRGTRSPAPGADPAGARPGPTRPAGRRLQRWLGENPLGMLLSAPYTAFVIVVFLVPFGFGVWMSLHDFFFTAPGVEVPHPFVGLENFQQVLSDPAVGQAFLNLLIFLVINVPLTVVLGLLLSTALDSVVHWKGFFRVSYYIPYVTASVATLAVWIFVFSGNGVLNSVLGELAPSPSWLANRELIMPLIAVYVTWKNLGFYVLLYLAALQNVPKELHEAAEIDGATTWQRFRTVTFPGVRPVTSLVILLTIITTGQLFTEPYLLTGGGPNGASMTPALLMYQKGIQQGQPDIAAAIGMLLVLGVMILSLVSRRITERKN, from the coding sequence ATGACCTCTCTTCTCGACCGCGGCACCCGGTCGCCTGCTCCCGGCGCCGACCCCGCCGGCGCGCGGCCCGGTCCCACCCGGCCTGCGGGCCGGCGCCTGCAGCGCTGGCTCGGCGAGAACCCGCTCGGCATGCTGCTCAGCGCGCCGTACACGGCATTCGTCATCGTGGTGTTCCTCGTGCCGTTCGGGTTCGGCGTGTGGATGTCGCTGCATGACTTCTTCTTCACCGCGCCGGGCGTGGAGGTCCCGCATCCGTTCGTCGGACTGGAGAACTTCCAGCAGGTGCTCTCGGACCCGGCGGTCGGCCAGGCGTTCCTCAATCTCCTGATCTTCCTCGTCATCAACGTGCCGCTGACCGTCGTCCTCGGCCTGCTGCTCTCGACCGCCCTCGACTCGGTCGTGCACTGGAAGGGCTTCTTCCGGGTCTCGTACTACATCCCGTACGTCACCGCATCGGTCGCCACGCTCGCGGTCTGGATCTTCGTGTTCAGCGGCAACGGCGTGCTGAACTCGGTGCTGGGCGAGCTCGCGCCATCCCCGTCGTGGCTGGCCAATCGCGAGCTCATCATGCCCCTGATCGCGGTGTACGTGACCTGGAAGAACCTGGGGTTCTACGTGCTGCTGTATCTCGCCGCGCTGCAGAACGTCCCGAAGGAGCTGCACGAGGCTGCCGAGATCGACGGCGCGACCACGTGGCAGCGGTTTCGCACCGTGACGTTCCCCGGTGTGCGGCCCGTCACGTCGTTGGTGATCCTGCTGACGATCATCACCACCGGACAGCTCTTCACCGAGCCGTACCTGCTCACCGGCGGCGGCCCGAACGGCGCCTCGATGACGCCGGCACTGCTCATGTACCAGAAGGGCATCCAGCAGGGGCAGCCCGATATCGCGGCAGCGATCGGCATGCTCCTGGTGCTCGGCGTGATGATCCTGTCGCTGGTCTCCCGCCGGATCACGGAGAGGAAGAACTGA
- the manB gene encoding phosphohexomutase domain-containing protein (converts mannose-6-phosphate to mannose-1-phosphate; the resulting product is then converted to GDP-mannose by ManC which is then used in the synthesis of mannose-containing glycoconjugates that are important for mediating entry into host cells), producing the protein MSGSLTALRRVVKAYDIRGIVPAELDERLVHAVGAAFVEMTVRPLAGAAAPRVVVARDMRDSGPALVAAFVDGARTAGADVLDAGRCSTDELYFASGHLAAAGAMFTASHNPARYNGIKLCLPGARPVGEDTGLRAIESRAAELLDGAPIAASPAGSLDRIDVLRAYAERLRSLVDLTRGRRLRVVIDAGNGMAGLTVPAVLGSDAGLVHLPLEIAPLYFEPDGTFPNHEANPLVPANTAALQAEVVRRGADLGLAFDGDADRCFVVDELGRRVDPSVITALVGLREARRVADLGEVPVVLYNAISSRAVPELLGAQGAHSVRTRVGHSFIKSLMASEDAVFGGEHSGHFYFRDFFGADSGLLAAMHVLAALAEQRTPLSELVATLDPYVRSGEIDVPADDVAGAQRAVLDVLSRSAGPDALEIDRLDGLTVSHWHRNDRWWVNVRPSNTEPLLRVNIEGEHAAMVQRLRDLVLAAIGDGTP; encoded by the coding sequence GTGAGCGGATCGCTCACCGCCCTGCGGCGTGTGGTGAAGGCGTACGACATTCGTGGGATCGTGCCCGCCGAGCTCGACGAGCGCCTCGTGCACGCCGTCGGCGCGGCCTTCGTCGAAATGACCGTCCGCCCGCTCGCCGGCGCGGCCGCGCCTCGCGTCGTCGTCGCGCGCGACATGCGCGACAGCGGCCCCGCCCTCGTCGCGGCGTTCGTCGACGGCGCGCGCACCGCCGGCGCCGATGTGCTCGATGCCGGCCGGTGCTCGACCGACGAACTCTATTTCGCCTCGGGACACCTCGCCGCGGCCGGCGCGATGTTCACGGCGAGCCATAACCCGGCACGGTACAACGGCATCAAGCTGTGCCTCCCGGGCGCGCGGCCCGTGGGCGAGGACACCGGATTGCGCGCGATCGAGTCGCGCGCGGCCGAACTCCTCGACGGTGCCCCGATCGCCGCATCGCCGGCCGGTTCGCTCGATCGCATCGACGTGCTGCGTGCGTACGCCGAACGGCTGCGATCGCTCGTGGATCTGACGCGCGGGCGGCGGCTGCGTGTCGTGATCGACGCGGGCAACGGCATGGCCGGGCTCACGGTACCCGCCGTGCTGGGCTCGGACGCCGGTCTCGTGCACCTTCCGCTCGAGATCGCACCCCTGTACTTCGAACCGGACGGCACGTTCCCGAACCACGAGGCGAATCCGCTCGTGCCCGCGAACACCGCGGCGCTGCAGGCCGAGGTCGTGCGTCGCGGCGCAGACCTCGGCCTCGCGTTCGACGGAGACGCCGACCGCTGCTTCGTCGTCGACGAGCTCGGCCGGCGGGTCGACCCCTCCGTCATCACCGCGCTGGTGGGACTGCGCGAGGCACGCCGGGTCGCCGACCTCGGGGAGGTGCCGGTCGTGCTGTACAACGCGATCAGCTCGCGTGCCGTGCCCGAGCTGCTTGGAGCGCAGGGTGCACATTCGGTGCGCACCAGAGTCGGGCACTCCTTCATCAAGTCGCTCATGGCCTCTGAGGACGCCGTCTTCGGAGGCGAGCACAGCGGGCACTTCTACTTCCGCGACTTCTTCGGTGCCGACTCAGGGCTCCTCGCCGCGATGCATGTGCTCGCGGCGCTCGCCGAGCAGCGGACGCCGCTGTCGGAGCTCGTCGCGACGCTCGACCCGTATGTGCGGTCGGGCGAGATCGATGTCCCCGCCGATGACGTCGCGGGTGCCCAGCGCGCCGTGCTCGACGTGCTCAGCCGCTCCGCCGGACCTGACGCGCTGGAGATCGACCGGCTCGACGGCCTCACGGTCTCGCACTGGCACCGAAACGATCGCTGGTGGGTCAACGTCCGCCCGTCGAACACCGAACCCCTCCTGCGGGTGAACATCGAAGGCGAGCACGCCGCGATGGTGCAGCGGCTGCGCGACCTCGTGCTCGCCGCGATCGGCGACGGCACGCCGTAA
- a CDS encoding LacI family DNA-binding transcriptional regulator, which translates to MEAPHPDQHDVAAPASPIVPAQKHDARERRVTIGDVAARARVSKSAVSFVFNGRPGVGEAARGRILEAARELDWRPDARARALSRSRAQALGLVIRREPELISTDPFFPQFVAGVESGLSKADYALVLQVVQDEESEHAAYIRFAHESRVDGVFLTDLRTDDERPSELAQLGLPSVLVGPAAPMADGLPPIGLDDAAGVRRAVRHLSALGHRRIAHVAGDPSYVHSDVRRRAWADELSQLGLEPGPVVVADFTGASGARATHELLDLSQPPTAIVYANDLMAIAGMSVATDRGMRVPADLSIVGFDDIPIAPYVVPPLTTVRQSVVEWGRACARTLVALVESREPDEVHLPPVEFVVRGSTGPLRDREI; encoded by the coding sequence GTGGAAGCCCCGCACCCCGACCAGCACGATGTCGCCGCCCCGGCATCGCCCATCGTGCCCGCCCAGAAGCACGACGCCCGCGAGCGTCGGGTCACGATCGGAGACGTCGCCGCCCGGGCGCGGGTGTCCAAGAGCGCGGTCTCGTTCGTCTTCAACGGTCGCCCCGGTGTCGGCGAGGCGGCTCGCGGCCGGATCCTCGAGGCGGCTCGCGAACTCGACTGGCGCCCCGACGCGCGGGCGCGAGCGCTCTCGCGGAGCCGGGCGCAGGCCCTCGGGCTCGTCATCCGGCGCGAACCCGAGCTGATCAGCACCGACCCCTTCTTTCCGCAGTTCGTCGCGGGCGTCGAAAGCGGTCTGTCCAAAGCGGACTATGCGCTGGTGCTCCAAGTCGTGCAAGACGAGGAGTCCGAGCACGCGGCCTACATCCGGTTCGCGCATGAATCCCGCGTCGACGGAGTCTTCCTCACCGACCTGCGTACCGACGACGAACGTCCGAGCGAGCTCGCCCAGCTCGGTCTGCCGTCGGTCCTTGTGGGGCCTGCGGCGCCCATGGCGGACGGCCTTCCTCCGATCGGGCTGGACGACGCGGCCGGCGTGCGGCGCGCCGTCCGTCACCTCTCCGCGCTCGGGCACCGGCGCATCGCCCACGTCGCGGGCGATCCCAGCTACGTGCACTCCGACGTGCGCCGTCGGGCGTGGGCCGACGAGCTGTCGCAGCTCGGCCTCGAGCCGGGCCCGGTCGTGGTCGCCGACTTCACCGGCGCCTCAGGAGCTCGCGCGACCCATGAGCTCCTCGACCTGTCTCAGCCGCCGACCGCGATCGTGTATGCCAACGACCTGATGGCGATCGCGGGCATGTCGGTCGCGACCGATCGCGGCATGCGCGTGCCGGCAGATCTTTCGATCGTGGGCTTCGACGACATCCCGATCGCCCCGTACGTCGTGCCGCCACTCACGACCGTGCGCCAGAGTGTCGTCGAATGGGGCCGGGCCTGCGCGCGGACCCTCGTGGCGCTCGTGGAGTCGCGCGAGCCCGACGAGGTGCACCTGCCCCCGGTGGAGTTCGTGGTGCGGGGCAGCACGGGCCCGCTCAGAGACCGCGAGATCTGA
- a CDS encoding polysaccharide lyase family 8 super-sandwich domain-containing protein, with amino-acid sequence MRRIKSLLAFAVALVIGVTGFAVTPASAATPEDDVQTINSRLQEYYLGQGDEIIIANGIYLARTSEALEYVESQQPDGSWADVDYTDRTSSANGRTWSAYIALYRMLALAQAYRDPAAPGFERPEVLASVEQALRHWDVADPGNTNWWETEIGESIAMGRISIFLGDVLSQDALDISLKHNTGKLDPVGANGSWRTHNFLMEAVSTGDLTAIEAGFATMVQTVQVDHSGEVREAVQPDASFWAHGAQLYSEGYGMVLFTYTALWADVARGTGLAFSRDQLDAIAFYIISGTRWMIRGEIGMLYLNYRAPKTISGVTSHASEFIEPLQRMVRTDALYSTSYQALLDSVMGETRTNGVTGNKYFWRSEFAAHLREDYGIFTRLNSSRTRGSEYRSTFRPEIGNEIVWNSASATAIQVNNREYLDLGPTFDWFHYPGVTAPYVKEQTRGTTGNGGSFTGGVSDGTYGATVYSLDRAATKAKKSTFSFDDEMVALGAGIESTSDAAVHTTVNQAVAKANASVDGEPVSVGTASSAIDDAGWAYNDEVGYVFPADGALKVSNADQTGSWLGEDPVTRQAFTLYYDHGVRPADAGYEYIVLPGAEPGEVEAYAADPAVEVLRNDTSVQAVRHPELRRTMATFYQAGALDLGGGRVLEVSQPSLVILDESGEAPVASVANPSQPGAVVHVSLTGADTSARATFGLGVGANLGKTVTAQLVPFESGEHAAYQASDAQDGHGAALAGDGDHGTDWRSAGDGTSWLQKEIGAGAFLTGVTIAWGDEPASRYLLQTSRDGVTWTDQRFTQDGTGGEVRLDVAPVAATYVRLLMVESANGNGYAVQEFEVDASVNVALGRAVSASGGTSAGSVTDGAMDTRWSANNSDSAWVQIDLGSVQPLRTVRLWWEASFARQYAIQVSDDGSSWRDAYRTSGAGSDGGSDIVSVDEEARYVRMQAVQRSTTQYGVSLWEFEVFADDGIANAPTTPAGRENLALGRPIVADSTYNPTASAANANDGNLTTRWSSNRQNAPYTTERWLQVDLEGVRTINQAVVTWEAATSNDYRIEGSLDGETWQELARVQKTSAELKNVVDFAGAEVQYVRVIGLPVTQYGVSIFEFEVYGGYNLGCVASPVTAERNSSAVLAASIQPLDADDTFAAFPLDASVVSVTGDPRVGDDGRIEFDVATGDAGTTPVLVTHGNGDEFAWCQLTLAVDTAELVELVERADTLDSRHYTPASWAPLLPALEAAKAVLQAADASQSMIDERATALAAALDGLVVIEPEPEITAPSAPRDVAASASGGTVHVVWSAPETDGGAPLTGYEVTVGESVLSVDSATLSVDVPGLAPGTYTVTVRAENEVGWSEPSAGVEVEVVDGTPVLPTVSVDGVLKAGGEITVSGRGFTAETEYDVELRSTPQALGAAITDAQGAFSLDATIAADTVAGEHTVVVMLDGTDVASARVQISPADVDPGPGPGPGPGDGPGDGSGPGGGSSGDRDGDLARTGIDVAGLSWAAGGAVLLLLVGAAVMILRRRRAEG; translated from the coding sequence ATGAGACGGATCAAAAGCCTGCTCGCGTTCGCCGTCGCACTCGTGATCGGCGTCACCGGATTCGCCGTGACCCCGGCGTCCGCCGCGACGCCCGAGGATGACGTGCAGACGATCAACTCGCGTCTGCAGGAGTACTACCTGGGGCAGGGCGACGAGATCATCATCGCGAACGGCATCTACCTGGCACGTACTTCCGAGGCGCTCGAGTACGTGGAATCCCAGCAGCCCGATGGGTCGTGGGCCGATGTCGACTACACCGACCGCACGAGTTCGGCGAACGGTCGAACGTGGTCCGCGTACATCGCGCTCTACCGCATGCTCGCGCTGGCGCAGGCCTATCGCGACCCGGCGGCACCCGGCTTCGAGCGCCCCGAGGTGCTCGCGAGCGTCGAGCAGGCGCTCCGGCACTGGGATGTCGCCGATCCCGGGAACACCAACTGGTGGGAGACCGAGATCGGCGAGTCGATCGCGATGGGCCGCATCTCGATCTTCCTCGGCGACGTGCTGAGCCAGGACGCCCTCGACATCAGCCTGAAGCACAACACCGGCAAGCTCGACCCCGTGGGTGCGAACGGTTCGTGGCGCACGCACAACTTCCTCATGGAGGCCGTGTCGACGGGCGATCTGACCGCCATCGAGGCGGGCTTCGCCACGATGGTGCAGACCGTGCAGGTCGACCACTCGGGCGAGGTGCGCGAGGCCGTGCAGCCCGACGCGAGCTTCTGGGCGCACGGCGCCCAGCTGTACAGCGAGGGCTACGGCATGGTGCTGTTCACCTACACGGCCCTCTGGGCGGACGTCGCTCGCGGCACGGGTCTCGCGTTCTCGCGCGACCAGCTCGACGCGATCGCGTTCTACATCATCTCCGGGACGCGGTGGATGATCCGCGGCGAGATCGGCATGCTCTACCTGAACTACCGGGCGCCGAAGACGATCAGCGGGGTTACGAGCCACGCGTCGGAGTTCATCGAGCCCCTGCAGCGCATGGTGCGCACGGACGCGCTGTACTCGACGTCGTACCAGGCGCTGCTCGACAGCGTCATGGGCGAGACCCGCACCAACGGGGTGACCGGGAACAAGTATTTCTGGCGATCCGAGTTCGCCGCGCACCTGCGCGAGGACTACGGCATCTTCACGAGGCTCAACTCGAGCCGCACTCGCGGCAGCGAGTACCGTTCGACGTTCCGGCCCGAGATCGGCAATGAGATCGTGTGGAACTCGGCCAGTGCGACCGCGATCCAGGTCAACAACCGCGAGTACCTCGATCTCGGACCGACGTTCGACTGGTTCCACTACCCGGGCGTGACCGCGCCGTATGTCAAGGAGCAGACGCGCGGCACCACCGGCAACGGCGGCAGCTTCACGGGTGGCGTGTCCGACGGCACCTACGGTGCGACCGTCTACTCGCTCGATCGCGCCGCGACGAAGGCGAAGAAGAGCACGTTCTCGTTCGACGACGAGATGGTCGCGCTCGGGGCGGGCATCGAGTCGACGTCCGACGCCGCCGTGCACACGACCGTGAACCAGGCGGTCGCCAAGGCCAATGCCTCGGTCGACGGCGAGCCCGTCTCGGTGGGCACCGCATCGTCCGCCATCGACGATGCCGGATGGGCGTACAACGACGAGGTCGGCTACGTGTTCCCCGCTGACGGGGCGCTGAAGGTCTCCAACGCCGACCAGACCGGCAGCTGGCTCGGCGAGGACCCTGTGACCCGCCAGGCGTTCACGCTGTACTACGACCACGGAGTGCGGCCGGCCGACGCCGGCTACGAGTACATCGTGCTCCCCGGCGCGGAGCCCGGCGAGGTCGAGGCCTACGCCGCCGACCCGGCGGTCGAGGTCCTGAGGAACGACACGAGCGTCCAGGCGGTGCGCCACCCCGAGCTGCGCCGTACGATGGCGACCTTCTACCAGGCCGGCGCGCTCGACCTCGGTGGCGGCCGCGTGCTCGAGGTGAGTCAGCCGAGTCTCGTCATCCTCGACGAGTCCGGCGAGGCACCGGTGGCCAGCGTCGCGAACCCGAGCCAGCCCGGTGCCGTCGTCCACGTGTCGCTCACGGGAGCCGACACCTCCGCGCGTGCCACGTTCGGCCTCGGTGTGGGGGCGAACCTCGGCAAGACGGTCACCGCGCAGCTGGTGCCGTTCGAGTCCGGCGAGCACGCCGCGTACCAGGCGAGCGACGCGCAGGACGGCCACGGAGCCGCGCTGGCCGGCGACGGCGACCACGGCACCGACTGGCGGTCCGCCGGGGATGGAACCAGTTGGCTGCAGAAGGAGATCGGGGCCGGCGCGTTCCTCACCGGCGTCACGATCGCCTGGGGCGACGAGCCCGCTTCGCGCTACCTGCTGCAGACGTCCAGGGACGGCGTGACGTGGACCGATCAGCGGTTCACGCAGGACGGTACCGGCGGCGAGGTCCGTCTCGACGTCGCACCGGTGGCGGCCACGTACGTCCGACTGCTCATGGTCGAGAGCGCGAACGGCAACGGCTACGCCGTGCAGGAGTTCGAGGTCGACGCCAGCGTCAACGTCGCGCTCGGACGCGCGGTCAGCGCGTCGGGCGGCACCTCCGCCGGCAGCGTCACCGACGGCGCCATGGACACCCGCTGGAGCGCGAACAACTCCGACAGCGCCTGGGTGCAGATCGATCTGGGTTCGGTGCAGCCGCTCCGCACGGTCCGGCTCTGGTGGGAGGCGTCCTTCGCTCGTCAATACGCGATCCAGGTCTCGGACGACGGCAGTAGCTGGCGTGACGCCTACCGCACGTCCGGCGCGGGCAGCGATGGCGGCAGCGACATCGTCAGCGTCGACGAGGAGGCACGGTACGTGCGGATGCAGGCCGTCCAGCGCAGCACCACCCAGTACGGGGTGTCGCTCTGGGAGTTCGAGGTCTTCGCCGACGACGGCATCGCGAACGCACCGACGACACCGGCCGGTCGGGAGAACCTCGCCCTGGGACGTCCGATCGTCGCCGACTCGACCTACAACCCGACGGCGAGCGCCGCGAACGCGAACGACGGCAACCTGACCACTCGGTGGTCGTCCAACCGCCAGAACGCCCCGTACACCACGGAACGCTGGCTCCAGGTCGACCTCGAGGGCGTGCGGACCATCAACCAGGCGGTGGTGACCTGGGAGGCGGCGACCTCGAACGACTACCGGATCGAGGGCTCGCTCGACGGCGAGACCTGGCAGGAGCTCGCCCGCGTGCAGAAGACGTCTGCCGAGCTGAAGAACGTGGTCGACTTCGCGGGCGCGGAGGTGCAGTACGTGCGCGTGATCGGTCTGCCGGTCACGCAGTACGGGGTCTCGATCTTCGAGTTCGAGGTCTACGGCGGATACAACCTCGGCTGTGTGGCCTCGCCTGTGACGGCGGAGCGCAACAGCTCGGCGGTGCTCGCGGCATCCATCCAGCCGCTCGATGCGGATGACACGTTCGCGGCGTTCCCGCTGGATGCGAGCGTGGTGAGCGTCACCGGCGACCCGCGGGTCGGCGACGACGGCCGGATCGAGTTCGACGTCGCCACCGGCGACGCCGGAACCACCCCGGTGCTCGTCACGCACGGCAACGGCGACGAGTTCGCGTGGTGTCAGCTCACCCTTGCGGTCGACACGGCCGAGCTCGTGGAGCTGGTCGAACGGGCCGATACGCTCGACAGCAGGCACTACACGCCGGCCAGCTGGGCTCCGCTGCTTCCGGCGCTCGAAGCCGCCAAGGCGGTGCTTCAGGCCGCGGACGCCTCGCAGAGCATGATCGACGAGCGGGCCACGGCGCTCGCCGCGGCGCTCGACGGCCTCGTCGTGATCGAGCCCGAGCCCGAGATCACCGCCCCGTCGGCACCGCGCGACGTGGCCGCGTCCGCCTCCGGCGGCACCGTGCACGTCGTCTGGTCGGCACCCGAGACCGATGGCGGCGCGCCGCTCACGGGCTACGAGGTGACGGTGGGCGAGTCGGTCCTGTCGGTCGACTCGGCGACGCTGTCGGTGGATGTCCCGGGTCTCGCGCCCGGCACCTACACCGTCACGGTGCGGGCCGAGAACGAGGTGGGCTGGTCGGAGCCGTCGGCCGGGGTAGAGGTCGAGGTCGTCGACGGGACGCCCGTGCTGCCGACCGTATCGGTGGACGGAGTGCTGAAGGCCGGCGGCGAGATCACCGTGAGCGGTCGGGGTTTCACCGCCGAGACCGAATACGACGTCGAGCTGCGGTCGACGCCGCAAGCGCTCGGCGCGGCCATCACCGATGCACAAGGTGCCTTCTCGCTGGACGCGACGATCGCGGCCGACACCGTCGCCGGCGAGCACACGGTCGTCGTCATGCTGGATGGAACGGACGTCGCGTCGGCTCGTGTGCAGATCAGTCCGGCCGACGTCGATCCCGGGCCCGGGCCGGGGCCGGGCCCCGGTGACGGCCCCGGCGACGGGTCCGGCCCCGGCGGCGGCTCGTCGGGTGACCGCGACGGCGACCTCGCACGGACCGGCATCGATGTCGCCGGCCTGAGCTGGGCCGCGGGCGGCGCCGTGCTCCTCCTGCTCGTCGGTGCGGCGGTCATGATCCTTCGCCGTCGTCGCGCGGAGGGCTGA